A single region of the Aeromonas hydrophila subsp. hydrophila ATCC 7966 genome encodes:
- a CDS encoding rhodanese-like domain-containing protein, with translation MQEYLDFAARNPLLTAAWFGLAGTLVYTTVRARFSPVKSVNNHTATLLINRENATVVDIRSQEEFAKGHLAGAQHLPLSQIQSNNLGPVEKHKDAPIIVVCESGMTAGGAGRQLSKAGFKQVYVLSGGMAQWRAENLPVTKKR, from the coding sequence ATGCAAGAGTATTTGGATTTTGCGGCCCGCAACCCGCTGCTGACCGCAGCCTGGTTCGGCCTGGCAGGCACCCTGGTTTACACCACGGTGCGTGCTCGTTTTTCTCCGGTGAAGTCGGTGAACAACCACACCGCAACCCTGCTGATCAACCGTGAAAACGCCACCGTAGTGGATATTCGCAGTCAGGAAGAGTTTGCCAAGGGTCATCTGGCCGGTGCCCAGCACCTGCCGCTCAGCCAGATCCAGAGCAATAATCTGGGCCCGGTTGAAAAGCATAAAGATGCCCCCATCATAGTGGTGTGCGAGTCGGGGATGACCGCTGGTGGCGCGGGTCGCCAATTGAGCAAAGCCGGCTTCAAGCAGGTGTATGTGCTCAGCGGTGGCATGGCCCAGTGGCGTGCAGAGAATCTGCCGGTGACCAAAAAACGCTGA